The proteins below are encoded in one region of Gemmatimonas aurantiaca:
- a CDS encoding DUF72 domain-containing protein has translation MTMPDDLQGSLFDEPLDRREQYLQEAASLAAALPPGVRFGTSSWTYPGWTGLIYRRSYPKSGATAAMLAEYARCPLFRTVGVDSFFYRPPSPETLQEYRAALPAGFPLVMKVWDQITSYALGSPRHQALVPQRPTGPNGANPDWLDAALCVDTVIGPSVEHLGDHAGVFLFEFEAIPRHVNLGVDTFAERLDRFFGALPRGPRYAVEIRSPEYLAAPYFAVLRAHGVAHVFNSWTRMPTIGDQLLHDEALTTDFTVARALLRPGRTFNDAVEAFAPYDRLQDPFPEGQDDLLALIERAVGHATTIFVIANNRYEGSSPMTIANLARRFLRAAA, from the coding sequence ATGACCATGCCGGATGATCTCCAGGGTTCCCTCTTCGACGAACCGCTCGACCGCCGCGAACAGTACCTGCAGGAAGCGGCCAGCCTGGCAGCGGCGCTGCCTCCGGGCGTGCGGTTCGGTACCTCGAGCTGGACCTATCCGGGGTGGACGGGTCTCATCTACCGCCGCAGCTATCCGAAGAGCGGCGCGACCGCGGCCATGCTCGCCGAATACGCCCGCTGCCCGTTGTTCCGCACCGTGGGCGTCGACTCCTTCTTCTACCGGCCCCCGTCACCCGAGACGCTGCAGGAGTACCGCGCCGCGCTCCCGGCGGGCTTTCCGCTCGTGATGAAGGTATGGGACCAGATCACTTCGTATGCCCTGGGCAGCCCGCGACATCAGGCTCTGGTTCCGCAACGCCCCACCGGTCCGAATGGCGCCAACCCCGACTGGCTCGACGCGGCACTCTGCGTGGACACCGTGATCGGGCCCTCGGTCGAACACCTGGGCGATCATGCCGGGGTCTTTCTCTTCGAATTCGAAGCGATTCCCCGCCACGTCAATCTCGGGGTGGACACGTTCGCGGAACGCCTCGACCGGTTCTTCGGCGCTCTGCCGCGTGGTCCACGATACGCCGTGGAGATCCGCTCGCCCGAATATCTCGCCGCTCCCTATTTCGCGGTGCTGCGCGCGCATGGTGTCGCCCACGTCTTCAATTCGTGGACCCGCATGCCTACGATCGGCGATCAGCTTCTGCACGACGAAGCGCTGACCACCGATTTCACGGTGGCCCGCGCTCTGCTGCGTCCGGGACGCACGTTCAACGATGCCGTGGAAGCGTTCGCACCCTACGACCGCCTCCAGGACCCCTTCCCCGAAGGACAGGACGACCTGCTCGCCCTGATCGAACGCGCTGTCGGACACGCCACGACCATCTTCGTCATCGCCAACAATCGCTACGAAGGGTCGTCGCCCATGACCATTGCCAACCTCGCCCGACGCTTCCTTCGCGCCGCCGCCTAG
- a CDS encoding zinc-binding dehydrogenase, which translates to MRALTFSTFGGPDQLVVRDVREPNLTAPDSVRVKIEAAALNRLDLWVLKGIPGSRMIPGWPLGSDGAGTVESVGSAVTSVKPGDRVIINPGVVNRECRCEYCQDGDQPLCLSYGILGEHLPGTLAEYVVVPAANVRTIPDWIPWETAAAFPLATLTAWRMIVTRAKVRPQDQVLIWGIGGGVALAALQVAKHIGATVWVTSGSPQKLERAQFLGADHLLDHREPDLGKTIRNRTNKRGVDVVIDSVGEATWPQSLIALGKRGRLVTCGGTSGPMVEVDVRRMFWNQWTLMGSTMGNDAEFDAMTEFLRHGSLQPPVDSVWTLEQAPMAYERLQSGAQFGKVVVTL; encoded by the coding sequence ATGCGAGCTCTGACTTTCAGCACGTTTGGCGGCCCCGACCAGCTCGTGGTGCGGGATGTGCGCGAACCCAACCTGACGGCGCCCGACTCGGTCCGGGTGAAGATCGAAGCGGCGGCGCTCAATCGTCTCGATCTGTGGGTCCTGAAAGGGATCCCCGGTTCCCGGATGATCCCCGGGTGGCCGTTGGGCTCTGACGGGGCCGGCACCGTCGAATCGGTGGGCAGCGCCGTCACCAGCGTGAAGCCCGGTGACCGGGTCATCATCAATCCCGGGGTGGTCAACCGGGAGTGTCGCTGCGAGTACTGTCAGGACGGCGACCAGCCGCTCTGTCTCAGCTACGGCATCCTGGGTGAACATCTGCCGGGCACGCTGGCAGAGTACGTGGTGGTGCCGGCGGCGAACGTGCGCACCATCCCCGACTGGATTCCGTGGGAGACGGCGGCGGCGTTTCCGCTGGCCACGCTCACGGCGTGGCGCATGATCGTCACCCGGGCCAAAGTCCGTCCGCAGGATCAGGTGCTCATCTGGGGCATCGGCGGCGGCGTGGCACTGGCCGCGTTGCAGGTGGCCAAGCACATCGGGGCGACGGTGTGGGTCACGTCGGGCAGCCCGCAGAAGCTCGAACGCGCGCAGTTCCTGGGGGCCGACCATCTGCTGGATCACCGCGAGCCCGATCTGGGCAAGACCATCCGCAACCGCACCAACAAGCGCGGCGTGGATGTCGTCATCGACTCGGTGGGCGAGGCCACGTGGCCGCAGTCGCTGATCGCGCTGGGCAAGCGGGGGCGCCTGGTCACCTGCGGCGGGACGTCGGGGCCCATGGTGGAAGTGGACGTGCGCCGGATGTTCTGGAACCAGTGGACCCTGATGGGCTCCACCATGGGGAACGACGCCGAATTCGATGCGATGACGGAATTCCTGCGTCACGGCTCGCTCCAGCCGCCCGTGGATTCCGTCTGGACGCTCGAACAGGCCCCCATGGCCTACGAGCGCCTGCAGTCGGGCGCGCAGTTCGGCAAAGTGGTCGTCACGCTCTGA
- the odhB gene encoding 2-oxoglutarate dehydrogenase complex dihydrolipoyllysine-residue succinyltransferase, protein MSSIKVPPLGESIVEATVSRWLKKEGDAVATGDTLVELETDKITVEVPALESGVLTARVKGEGDVVAVGEVLGEIAAGATANAAAAAPAPAAPAAAPTPAAPATPAAVAAPTADAKVSPAAARLATESGIDTASVAGTGRGGVVSKADVVDAMRAPAAPVAAAAPAPAASTPAPGSAAGRETREKMTTRRKRIAENLLQSQHATAHLTTFNEIDMTAITAFRERMKERVEKEQGVKLSFMPFFAKAACLALKAYPLVNAQIDGDTIVYKHYVNMGIAVASDAGLVVPNVKDADSKSVVEIGKDIGAIAKRARDGKLSMDDLTGGTFTITNGGVFGSLVSTPIINYPQSGILGLHKIQDRPIAVDGKVEIRPMMYIALSYDHRIIDGQQAVLFLVRVKELMEDPAAMLVL, encoded by the coding sequence ATGTCGTCCATCAAGGTTCCCCCACTCGGCGAGTCCATCGTCGAGGCGACCGTTTCGCGCTGGCTCAAGAAGGAGGGCGACGCCGTCGCCACCGGCGACACGCTGGTCGAGCTCGAAACGGACAAGATCACGGTTGAAGTGCCGGCGCTCGAATCGGGCGTGCTGACGGCGCGGGTCAAAGGCGAAGGTGATGTCGTGGCCGTTGGTGAGGTGCTGGGTGAGATCGCCGCGGGCGCGACTGCGAATGCGGCCGCCGCGGCACCGGCGCCCGCCGCGCCGGCAGCGGCTCCCACGCCGGCGGCTCCGGCAACACCTGCTGCCGTGGCCGCGCCAACCGCCGACGCCAAGGTGTCGCCGGCCGCGGCTCGACTGGCCACGGAAAGCGGGATCGACACCGCGTCGGTGGCGGGCACGGGCCGCGGTGGTGTGGTCTCCAAGGCCGATGTCGTGGACGCGATGCGCGCACCTGCCGCTCCGGTAGCCGCGGCTGCGCCAGCCCCTGCGGCGTCGACGCCGGCTCCCGGGTCGGCGGCGGGTCGCGAGACGCGCGAGAAGATGACCACGCGGCGCAAGCGCATCGCGGAGAATCTGCTGCAGTCGCAGCATGCCACGGCGCATCTGACGACGTTCAACGAGATCGACATGACCGCGATCACGGCCTTCCGTGAACGCATGAAGGAACGTGTCGAGAAGGAACAGGGCGTGAAGCTGTCGTTCATGCCGTTCTTCGCCAAGGCAGCCTGCCTGGCGCTCAAGGCGTACCCGCTGGTGAACGCACAGATCGATGGCGACACCATCGTCTACAAGCACTACGTGAACATGGGGATCGCCGTCGCCAGCGATGCGGGTCTCGTGGTGCCCAACGTCAAGGACGCCGACAGCAAGAGTGTCGTGGAGATCGGCAAGGACATCGGCGCCATCGCCAAGCGGGCCCGCGACGGCAAGCTGAGCATGGACGATCTCACCGGCGGCACGTTCACCATCACCAATGGCGGCGTGTTCGGTTCGCTCGTGTCCACGCCGATCATCAACTATCCGCAGTCGGGCATCCTTGGTCTGCACAAGATCCAGGACCGGCCCATCGCGGTGGACGGCAAGGTCGAGATCCGGCCGATGATGTACATCGCGCTGAGCTACGATCACCGGATCATCGACGGTCAGCAGGCCGTGTTGTTCCTGGTGCGCGTGAAGGAGCTCATGGAAGATCCGGCGGCGATGCTGGTGCTCTGA
- the lpdA gene encoding dihydrolipoyl dehydrogenase, protein MTSPTPQTADVVVLGGGPGGYVAAIRAAQLGFSVTCVEADNTLGGTCVNVGCIPSKALLQSSEHYEWLRLHAAEHGIKVDNAAVDLATMMARKNDVVAQNTKGVEFLFRKNKITWAKGFGTLKTGNVIEVKDANGNVTAWQGKSVIIATGSVPVQLPFLPFDEKRVLSNVGALQIPEVPKHLIVVGGGVIGLELGSVWRRLGARVTVVEYAPTILPGNDDDLVKEADKILRKQGLEIHTGTKVTGADMRADGVTIHVEKDGAASSIDADYVLVSVGRKPSLSGVDAAALGLTLGQRGEIAVNDQQRTNLPGVYAIGDVTGGKLLAHKAEEEGVVAAEVIAGKPVHMHQHIMPGIVYTWPEVATVGLTEQEVKASGRAYRVGKFPFSANGRARTMGETQGFVKFVVDKDTDEILGAHMIGPNAADLLSEVVLAMEYRGSAEDIGITVHSHPTLSETVKEAALSAIGRAIHM, encoded by the coding sequence ATGACTTCCCCGACTCCTCAGACCGCCGACGTCGTTGTCCTCGGCGGAGGCCCCGGTGGCTATGTGGCCGCCATCCGTGCAGCCCAACTGGGCTTCTCCGTCACCTGCGTCGAAGCCGACAACACGCTGGGCGGAACCTGTGTCAACGTCGGGTGCATTCCGTCCAAGGCGCTGCTGCAGTCGTCGGAACACTACGAATGGCTGCGCCTCCACGCCGCGGAACACGGCATCAAGGTCGATAATGCAGCGGTCGATCTCGCCACGATGATGGCGCGCAAGAACGACGTGGTCGCACAGAACACCAAGGGCGTCGAGTTCCTCTTCCGCAAGAACAAGATCACGTGGGCCAAAGGCTTCGGCACGCTGAAGACCGGCAATGTGATCGAAGTGAAGGACGCCAATGGCAACGTGACCGCGTGGCAGGGCAAGTCGGTCATCATCGCCACGGGCTCGGTGCCGGTGCAGTTGCCGTTCCTGCCGTTCGACGAGAAGCGCGTGCTGTCGAACGTGGGGGCGCTGCAGATCCCCGAAGTGCCGAAACACCTCATCGTGGTGGGTGGCGGGGTGATCGGCCTCGAACTCGGCTCCGTATGGCGTCGCCTGGGTGCCAGGGTGACGGTGGTGGAGTATGCCCCCACCATCCTGCCCGGCAATGACGACGACCTCGTGAAAGAAGCCGACAAGATCCTGCGCAAGCAGGGACTCGAGATTCACACGGGCACCAAGGTGACCGGCGCCGATATGCGTGCCGATGGCGTCACCATTCACGTGGAGAAGGACGGCGCAGCCTCCAGCATCGATGCCGACTACGTGCTCGTGAGCGTGGGACGCAAGCCGTCGCTGTCCGGCGTGGATGCGGCGGCGCTGGGCCTCACGCTGGGCCAGCGCGGCGAGATCGCCGTCAACGACCAGCAGCGCACCAATCTGCCGGGCGTGTATGCCATCGGCGACGTGACGGGCGGCAAGCTGCTCGCGCACAAGGCGGAAGAAGAAGGCGTGGTGGCCGCGGAAGTCATCGCCGGCAAGCCGGTGCACATGCACCAGCACATCATGCCCGGCATCGTGTACACCTGGCCCGAAGTGGCCACCGTGGGACTCACCGAGCAGGAAGTGAAGGCCAGCGGCCGCGCCTATCGCGTGGGCAAGTTCCCGTTCAGCGCGAACGGCCGCGCGCGCACCATGGGCGAGACGCAGGGCTTCGTGAAGTTCGTGGTGGACAAGGACACCGACGAGATCCTGGGGGCGCACATGATCGGACCGAACGCGGCCGATCTGCTGAGCGAAGTGGTGCTGGCGATGGAGTATCGCGGCAGCGCCGAGGACATCGGCATCACGGTGCATTCCCATCCGACGCTGAGCGAGACGGTGAAGGAAGCGGCGCTCAGTGCGATCGGGCGGGCGATTCACATGTGA
- a CDS encoding RNA polymerase sigma factor: MLIGRYSDPLYRHALGMTGSPDVAEDILQTSFIKAFHHLGEVRGRFDAWLFRIVANGCKDWLKNIRRTHLSYDEDDQPSGYATPDEDLDRTELRQDLDAALAQLAPSLREAFIMKHVEGRSYEEMADLLGTTVGALKMRVHRAREALQALLEEKYA; encoded by the coding sequence ATGCTGATCGGCCGCTACAGTGATCCGCTGTATCGGCATGCTCTCGGAATGACGGGCAGCCCCGACGTCGCCGAGGACATTCTCCAGACGTCGTTCATCAAGGCCTTTCACCATCTCGGTGAAGTCCGTGGACGATTCGACGCCTGGCTGTTCCGGATCGTAGCCAACGGATGCAAGGACTGGCTGAAGAACATTCGGCGCACGCATCTGAGCTACGACGAAGATGATCAGCCGTCCGGCTATGCGACGCCCGACGAGGATCTGGACCGCACGGAATTGCGTCAGGACCTCGATGCCGCGCTCGCGCAGTTGGCACCGTCACTTCGGGAAGCGTTCATCATGAAGCACGTGGAAGGACGCTCCTACGAAGAAATGGCGGACCTGTTGGGGACCACTGTTGGGGCACTGAAGATGCGCGTGCATCGGGCACGCGAGGCGCTTCAGGCCCTGCTCGAGGAGAAATACGCCTGA
- a CDS encoding alpha/beta hydrolase, whose protein sequence is MSDFQITLERVTVPDPATRGGMSLAVQRIVPTAPRHAASTSSVGVRPTLVFLHESLGCIDTWREFPTFLAVAVGCDAIVYDRLGYGRSAPMSDAPRTLRYLHTEAERLFALLDVLGIDDVVLFGHSDGGSIALLAAAMQPTRVRGVITEGAHVFVEEETLQGIRIAQALMAKTDLPVRLARYHGDKVARLTSAWIDTWLSPEFRDWSIEADLQGATCPALIMQGDGDEYGTAAQVDAIVAGWGGDARPLMIPGARHTPHREAQTVVLKTSTAFVNALLEAVADK, encoded by the coding sequence ATGTCCGATTTCCAGATCACCCTCGAGCGGGTCACCGTCCCTGACCCGGCCACGCGCGGAGGCATGAGCCTCGCCGTGCAGCGGATCGTGCCCACGGCGCCCAGGCACGCGGCGAGCACCTCGTCGGTCGGCGTACGGCCCACGCTGGTGTTCCTGCACGAATCGCTGGGCTGCATCGACACCTGGCGCGAATTTCCCACCTTCCTGGCCGTGGCCGTGGGGTGCGACGCCATCGTCTACGACCGGCTGGGATATGGCCGGTCGGCGCCCATGTCCGATGCCCCGCGCACGCTGCGGTACCTGCATACGGAGGCGGAGCGGCTGTTCGCATTGCTCGATGTCCTGGGTATCGACGACGTGGTGCTGTTCGGCCACAGCGATGGTGGTTCCATCGCGCTGCTGGCGGCGGCCATGCAGCCGACACGCGTACGGGGCGTGATCACCGAAGGCGCGCACGTCTTCGTGGAGGAGGAGACCCTGCAGGGCATCCGCATCGCGCAGGCCCTCATGGCGAAGACCGATCTGCCCGTGCGTCTCGCGCGCTATCACGGCGACAAGGTGGCGCGCCTCACGTCGGCGTGGATCGACACCTGGCTGTCGCCCGAATTCCGGGACTGGAGCATCGAAGCCGATCTGCAGGGCGCGACGTGTCCGGCGCTCATCATGCAGGGCGATGGTGATGAATACGGCACCGCGGCGCAGGTCGATGCGATCGTAGCCGGCTGGGGCGGCGATGCGCGTCCGCTGATGATCCCGGGAGCGCGACACACACCACATCGGGAAGCGCAGACGGTGGTGCTGAAGACCTCGACGGCGTTTGTGAACGCGCTGCTCGAGGCTGTCGCCGACAAATAA